DNA from Ictidomys tridecemlineatus isolate mIctTri1 chromosome 12, mIctTri1.hap1, whole genome shotgun sequence:
agagcacagttcaggcatgaaacacgaAGGGTGCCGGAAAGAgttctcttgaatctagcatcaccaactttcaggaaaaaagaggaccagctgagaagatcagttctccaaagtctcactgacatccatttgtcacacttgtttacaacattcacttgaagtgcaggtgcccacatgagtgaacaGTTTTTTTATCattggcacagaggcttcaatgtgtaagcatgcctgtcacctgtaagaagcagttttgaattcttctaggtccacagaaaaaaaaatagcatgtgctcacttacaacaaagttaatcaacaaagcaaattgaaactgcttgcagcaaacagcttccattctcccattccctAGCTATTTTTAGGAATagcatccagagtccaattccaactcaatataaaatgtgtgctcccaaggaagcctgtataattgacatcacccaacttgggaaggcaaggggaatgctgagaagatcagttcttcaaaactcctactttttcagaaaactcattgaaaggcaggatacccacttgcagccatcagtggttgacagatggcacagaggcttcaatgtgaaaccgtgaatgccaatcattacaagtgcttctgacacactctagtgcaacctgggacaccccaaagtgctcaacgagaacacactttgttcctgcaagtggaagcagcttgcatgaactgtttcaatcaggaaattccaagctcttctcagcaagcacattcagagcacagttttggcccaatagaaaaagggtcctagcaagagggtcccacacctacgatcaccttcataaggtagcttcccatcttctgtgtggaagtgggtttctccttggcccttatgctgtggaggagaccactaggagctaagcttcatgcaggaccatctgacctggactttttgcaagccctatgaagccctcacacaagctcaaatgctacaggactctgcagaccagtccatgcaacagtagacactcattcattgtctagagtctacaggttcctaaatgcatggcattcattatcatcaaatgcacaattttgatcaaaaaccatcacagtagatcaggtaacaaatcatcacagtagatcaggtaacaaaaacatatatattttaaaataataatatattagtgggaacaacaaatacaggatagagtaacaactgtgttactaaacaaggtcaaagacaatggcaaactatacattcaaactttgaagcaaatagtaatcaatgtaaatattcatgggctgcctcagccccgcccaggcacacagcagcagaatggttttgcaagcatcctcaggagggctggagccttctttgcaggacgagagggaggttgaggctggatccactcatcattcttttgggagaggctccttttcctcagcacgaagttgggttttgtgtgagggttctttgcgtaaaatacgttggcctgcgctggaatcctcagctctggggagagaggggtgtacaaaataaagtggctcaggaggtgctccctgggacaccccaacatctgagagcctgtgccagaaacgaactgagccacacacctgagagctctccaattcagcaccaataccaacaagacagcctccacagtcctccctgaggaaaaactaggcagagcacttcaacagacctaataTCTGTTattaccaaaggctttggactccaaaacatcccaggtcctcttgcatctgccaaagcacaccactagggtttgcatctgaaatctcccaaaAAGGCTCttgtgccgaagattcagacccTACATGAaccatcttcacaggtgggtttggagggaagcattggatggtgagtcctctgatgtcaacatgaaattctcattcaagataaATCCACtactggggggtgggagggactggaagaaaggttgagcatggttggaggaagacctaaacaggggtgCACCCTGTgcaacagtaccttgtccctgttggctccactgaatcctcattctccaagtagaggtcctccttctcctctctgtctttctctctctccctctctcccagccttgttctctctctcccagtctatgcctttgtggcaagggctgaggagctctccactgccacacactagagctttatggacagcctcagtgcacaaccaaagagaaagttgtgaaacccagagaaaaggcctaggattctcaagtatggccacagtgaggacaggctgaccagcacggataccacattagaaccacgcttctgcgttggtggagcctgcctctatgtgaaccaggcttctgagaatggaggccacattccaaatgctgccctcctgagaacaatgattccaaagaccagcaaagggactgcttccctccgacatggtgtatggcccagtggtgccatgaccttGAGTGagggaatacaacagccagcttctccttcctctgaacacctctttaCTGTCTCCCTCCTCTAACCTaaagcctgttctccatcccttctgggttggatgtggggatctctgctatgaatttcttaggctaccaaggccccagacaaacttcctcttccatagacatGAAGCAAGGAGAGTGATTGGGacactcccctctgcctcccctcccctcccccagggcagCCCAGCTGAAGGATAGGAGAGGTCAGCATAGAGGCTTGTCCCCAGCAAAAGCAGCTCACAGCATCGGGGAGAGTTGGTGCCACTTGcgtgttgggggtggggaacgAAGCGAGTCCCCCGTCCTGTCCCGCCTGGCCCCCCTCCTGGGCCTGTACCAAGGGAAAGCACCATGAACAGTTGAAGTCCAGGGAGCAGACCACACAAGGGCAGTCTAGGGTGAGCTCAGAAGGCACAGGCCACAGGATGTGAAGCACAGGAGAATTCAGCTTTGAGCCACCAAACTTTTGGGGGATGATAAAGAAACCAAGTTGGTCTGGAGATGCAGCTCATAGTAGAGAGCTTGCTGCAAATGTGCCAGGCCCCGGATTCCATCCCCAGACCCCAGCTCCTCACACGACATGCTCacctgcccccccacacactcacacacaacacACGGGCACACTCACACGTACAAAAAAGTGCCCGACCAAGTTCCTGGCGCAGGCTCTCAGGAGCTGACATTCAAACCAGGCCTCTGTGCCCCTTTGCCACGTCTCCTCCTCCTGGAGGCCCCACATGGGAGTCTCTGGGCCTCTGTGACGTGCTGGGTGCAGGGGACAGGACAAAGCTGAGCCTGTGCAGATGAAGCTCAGAGACCCTGGGACATCTGACCCCTGGGGCATCCACTCAGGAACTGTGTAGTGCAGGCCCAGTGCTGCCTGCGATGCCCAGGGGAGCACACGTGCCCTCTGAGAGGCCAGCTCTCCTTTGGCAGCCAGCCCAGCCTCTGACCCACCTTTGCACCTGCTGGTCTCACTGTCAGCCACCTGACCCCTCCCTCCTGACTTCAGGAAGCCTATTACACTGAGCAGtcttccaccccccaccccaggatcCTGCGGCTATGCTCCTTACACACTGGTGGGAGAGGTGCCCAGAGGGTGCAAATGCTCAGCTGGCACAGCTCTCTGGGCCACAGGCCTCAAAGATAGCAGCCACAGCTCCCCTTGCTGTGCTGCTCTGGTGCTGGCACACCCTGGATAGCACTGGTGCTCACAGTCACCCCAGCGGGTAAGGAAGGAAGCTGCCCTGGTGGCCTCCAGCGCCCACGCTGGACAGGGACAGTGCTGAAGGCAGACACTCGGGGGTGTCTCAAGAAATCACTGGTCCTAAAGACACCGCTTCTGGGTTTCCCTCGGAAATGTCTGAACTGACCCAACAGTCACCAGTCCCGAGTGGCAATCAGGAAACCGGAAACGCAGATGTATTCTAAGAATAAGTCACACACCTGATCCCAAGGCAGCGAGTGACAGTGGACACTCAAGCCCAATAACACCGTTTCTCCTAGGTTCACATCGAAATGACCACAGTTGGGTGGGATTGGGTTAGATTAGACACATTTCCAGTCTTTTCCATCTGTGTTCTCATGCAGCTCCTGAGAGTTGGGAAGCACCGACGGCTTGTGTCTCTGTCTGCAGGGAGTGCTGGTCTCTCCCCGGGGAGGAAGACTGTCCcctccctgagggcagagaccGGCTGGCCCGTGCGTCTGCCGTGCGTCTGCTGAGGATGGTGGGTGCCCCCACCCGAGCACCGAGGAAGAACGCAGGGGAGGATGAGGCTGAGAGCAGAGGCCAGTCCCCAGGACGGGGGACATGGAGGGCAGCCCCTTGTCCAAAGTGACTTCTGAGGCTCCTGCGGGGCCCGGGAACCGGCAGTTCAGAGTAAAACCCGAGCAGGTCGGACACACACACCCAGCGCTCCCTGCCCAGGATGGAAGCcgaggcctctctctctctcagaggcacctgacctgcctCCAACCCCTTTCCCCAGGGCAGCGACTGCTCCAGTCCCCACCAGGGCTGCAGGCAGGGTCTTCCGCCCCCTCTGCCACGGCCAGCAGCAGCTCTGCTCCCTCACCCACAGCCAGGCCTGCACCGCACCCCCCCCCCGTTCCCGCCCACGGCACCCCCTCCCTCCAGGCAGCTGAAGGTCTGACACTGTCACTCCTCCTGAACTGACAATGACGGCAGAGCTGGTGGCATGGTTTCTCCTGAGCACCTCTGTACTCTCATCGTGACAAAATCCTCGAGCCCCAGGAGCCGTCGCTGTGGGTAGGATTGAGAGCACGGAGCAGGGAGCCAGGCTGAAGAGCCAGCCTCTATCTGGGGCAGGAGAGCACCCAAGCCTGAGGCTGCGAGCGCGTTCTTGGATCTCCGTGCGCAGCCGGGCACAACCCGTGACTCGATGAAACAGGGGCACTGTGCCACGGCAACACACTTTCCGTCCACAGACACCCCAGCGTCTCCTAGTGCCAGACCCTCCATGGCACTGCCCACAGGGACGCTCGGCCGGGACCCTGCACTCTGCTCCAGGGCAGAACAGGAGCCTTGCACCAAGGTCCTGTGCGTTCCCAACCAACACAGCCCCTGCTCTCACAGCCAGGTTCAcgttcctgctgctgctgccgcagTGGCGACCCCTTCGAGCTGCCCCAGAGGTCACAGGCCAGCAGAGTCAGGGAGCAGCGTGACTTCCCTAGGACAATGGGCAGCAGAGCCCATTGGCTCAGGGAACTGCCCACAGGGCTGGCAAAGACGGGAAGGCAGACAGGTGGGGTCCCGCCTGGCCCCCCTCCTGGGCCTGTACCAAGGGAAAGCACCATGAACAGTTGAAGTCCAGGGAGCAGACCACACAAGGGCAGTCTAGGGTGAGCTCAGAAGGCACAGGCCACAGGATGTGAAGCACAGGAGAATTCAGCTTTGAGCCACCAGACTTTTGGGGGATGATAAAGAAACCAAGTTGGTCTGGAGATGCAGCTCGTAGTAGAGAGCTTGCTGCAAATGTGCCAGGCCCCGGATTCCATCCCTAGaccacaggggaaaaaagaaaaaaaaaaggtgtggccTTTTCCAGAGCTCCCACCTGGACACAGATGCAGACGGCCCTGAttcctctctctgggcctcccGTCCAGCTGTCGGAACTCCTAGGTCCTCTGCAGACACACGACTTGGGGCACACTGTGCTCCCCTGGGGCTCCTCTGGTTTTACTGTTAATATTCACCAACTTTAAGATCCCAGGGACCAATGGTAGGATCCTGGTCCTGTCATCTGTCATTGGAGGAGCTCTTGGCCagcaggtgggggaggggtggcatAGCGCTCAGGCCACTTCTCTGTGCCTGCCTGTCCTAGTTACCTCGGGCCATCGACAATCAGGCAGGTGCCAAGCTCCCCAGCAGCAGGACAGGCCCGTCTTTGCCTGAGTCCTGTAGGGGCTTTGGCGATCTGGCACTGAAGCAGCACCCACCACCCCTGGTTGGTTATGGTGGGGTTCAGGTCGTGGCCCTGACGAGGGGTAGCAGCTGCCCTCCTCCACCTGGGTCTGGCCACAGCCCCGAcagggatggaatccagaggGCCCAGGGCACCCTGAAGTCCTGACTCTGCCATGGGCACACTCCGGCCCGACTTGCTGCTCGCAGCATTTTAACTGAGAGTTAATCTGAGTTATGTAACCACCACTCCCCACTCGGTGGCCTCATGAGTCACCAGTCCCTTTGAATTCCTGGAAGGGGTCTCCCAGGAACAAAGAGCAGGGTCAGGCACACCCTGTTTGTCTGCTCTGGCCCCAGCGAGCCCCTGCTCCCACCTCCCCCTCCTGTCTGACTGGCACTGGGCAGGAGCAGCCCTCTCAAGCCAGACTTCAAATGTGGAAATCTAGATCAAGGATATATTTGGCTTTCCAAGCTAATCTTTACATCAATTTGGTCTCTACTGACTTGTAACCCTTTGAAGAAAACTTGGCAGCTCCATATTTAAAGCAGATGACTCCAACGCCACCCCCGGGAGGAGCCCTGGCTCTCTGGGCTCCATGCAGACTGCAGCTGAGCTCTGGGCCCACCCACCTCATGGGGACCCAgggagcagctttcttccacacCCTCCAGGTGTCTGGTGGGCTCCCACCCAGGCTCaggggcacagggcacagggggcACAGAGCCACATCTTCCACATGCCTAGTTTGTGTCAGAGACAGAGGCTGGGACCAGGGTGATGTGTCTGGGGTGGGGCACGGCCATCCCCAGAGCCACCCCTGCCAGAAGGCTGAGGCACACAGAGGGGAAAGCAAGCTGATCCTTCTCCAGGGACCCACAGACAGACGCCCCAGGGAGGCGCAGAGCTATCTCAGCTCAGCTCCTGTGCTGCCTGGCCTGCTTCGCTCTCCAATGCACAGAGGCAAAGGACgaagtgattaaaataaatagacaacAGAGACCAGAGGCGGCTGGGAGGGGTCCACCCCCCCCCTGCTCCCCAGCAGGACCGCAGATCCCCAACAAGGGCCGAGCTTAAGGAGGACGGACTCATGTTGCTGAAGATTTGAGCTGCCTCCTAAATTTGTGATTTATTCGAGCATTATTGTCCCTGATGGGTGTCACAGAGGCTGACACTACACAGATTCCAGTGGCAATCAATTTAGTAGCAGCAGCTGGAAGTCGGCACCAGCCAGGATTCACCGGGGGCGCGGCACTGTGGACAGAGCGTTGGACTCCATCCGTCGGGCTCTTCAGCTCCAGCTGCTGGGGGACTTTAGTCAGGGACAGTGTGAGCCAGCTCCGCGGGTCCCTGCGGGAGGCCCGGGCACATGACAGCAGGCACACTGAGGACTTGAGGAACCGAATTATATGGTTAGACATGCCCGGGGCCCAGAGAGAAAGAGGCAGTGGAGCCTCGGGGGTGAGAAGAGACGAGTAACCCCGAGGCACACAGCCTGGGAGTGAGCACGGGCCCTCTGCAAGGGGTCGCAGTCCTGAGCAGGCTGGGATGGACGTGGGAAGCTCCGCTTGCCACCAGGCAGCCAAACTCAGAACTCGGGGTAGCCTGCTGAGTAAGCACACCCTCTGGGCTGCTGCTCCAGAGTCTCCTTCAAGGGCTGCCCTTCCCTGTGCTGGGAAGTAGCTTTGCATTTGGATGCAattagcaccaccaccaccaaaaaaaaaaaaaaaaaaaacaaccagaaaagTAGATCGATTAGACTCCATCTGCTTCTCTCTCCTAAAAAGTCAAGGCTCCAAGTACAGCTCAGCTCCAACACAAAAGGAAATAACCAAGCCCAGACTTCGCCTTGGAGCTGAGAAGCCCCTCCCCCAGGTTAAAGGAGACTCTTCCAGGCAGAGCTTGCACTGTCTTCTGTGGCCTCCACGGGAGGTTCAGCCTCTACCTGTCCGAATCAGCCTCCAAGCTCGGTAGCAAGATGCTCAGTGCTCACCTGGAGAGCCAGGCAGCAAACCTGCAAGCAGAGGCCCAGGGCTTTCTGGAAAGGAAAAGTGCACCTCCAGATCGTGAGCAAGAAACCCTTGTTCCCAGCCCCTGTGCCTCCAGAGAGATGTGCAGCCACCAGACCCCCTGGCTCAGGCCTCTCACCCTAGCCAGGAGTCGGCACTAGCAAATATGACCGAGAGCTCTGCCATCAAGATCGTGGAGAGGTGACGGCTCATCCGTAGAGGCACATTTACAGAATATCTCCCGTGCTCACATTGATGGGGAAAAACTAAAGGTCATACTTCAAAATCACCAACAGAACTATTTCTGAAAGCAAAACCTCAGGAAGCTCTTAGGTGGGGATGCTGTAAAGGAATTGTTTTAGAGAATTTTGAATCAAAAGAGAGGTTTCTGTGCATAATATTTGTTCTCCTCTTCCCTTATCAAAATGTATTCATCTTTCAATCTAGtaacttagcaataaaaaaaaaaaaaaaagcctgagccTGTTCAAGTAAGTTGCCATCAGCAACCTAGTGGCAGGAGGCAGCTCCGGAAGCATTCAGGAGCTAAAGGCGACTGCCGGGCAGGGTGGAGAACTGTTTGGTCATTCACCAGGCCCATGGGGTCTGGCAGAGACCCGGGACAATCCAGAGCTGAAGCGCATACTGCAGGCTGGCAGGGCACCTGGATCCGGGTCATCTGGGCAAAGCTGTCCTTGCTCCCTTTTGCCGACACCCCAAGCCCAAACCTTATCTAGCCCAAGCACACCAATCAGTTGATCCAGGCCCAGCAACAACCAGCACCTCACAGGATCAGCTTCATGATTAACCTCTTAAATCCCACTGCCACAATTAAGTCCCGTGGACAGGCAAAGGGATGCCAATGAGAACATTTGACAATTTTCATGAGATGTGTTAAACAGCATTTACCCCTGCGTGCCAAATCGACTCATAAATCAAGGGTAGCTAGAAAACCCTTGGCAGGCTAGTCCCCTTTCCATTTCTCAAAATCAGGACGCACACTcgtcctccctccctttgccccaCTCCCCCCAGCTTCACGCCAAGTGGGGGCGGCGGAGGCAGCCTGTTCTAGCAACTGCTGACCCCCTTCAGCCCCATCGTGGGAGCGCAGTGCATCCCAGTGGACAAACTCGAGTACCGCAAGCAGGTTTTCTCCGCCTCCACCTTAAGTCCTCTTGGCTCTGGGCTCCATCCCGGACCCCAAAGCACCAGCTCTGCAGGAGACCCTGGCTGGAGCGAGAGGGGTAGAAGATAGCTCTAAAGGGGACAAGTGCGTTCTGGTTGGCCCTGGGGCCCCCAAAGCAGGGGCCGATGGAGTCAGAGTACCCGGGTGGGTGGGCAAAGTTTGCTGAGAAGGGTCCTTCTGAAAGCTCCCGTCACAGTGTCTGGGCTAGAACCCTGTTTGAGCGGGCCCTGGAGTCGGGGACACAGACCAGCACCCTGGCTCACCCACGCggagtgtgtgcatgtgagtggtTCGGAAGGCTGCCTGCTGTTGCTCCCCCAGAACCCGGGGCTCTCCAGTCTCAGTTGCCCGCCAGCTGTGTGCGACAGTCCGCTCGGAGGTCACCCAAACACAGCTGGGTCGTCAGCTGGGATCCTAGGAGGCTCCGGTTCAGTCCCGGgccagaggaagagagaagggcgGGTGGAGCGGCTGGTTCAGCTTTCCTCCGACTCCACCTGCAGCGCTCTCCCCGGGAGCCAGGAGCGCTGGCTTTCCCTAGAAGCCCCGTTTCTGCGCCCGCCGCCGCGCCCAGCAGCCCATGCCTCGCCCTGGGCTCCGGAGAGGAGGCGCGCTGGGGCGGCCGGCCAGGACACTGCGCTGCTGGCGCCGGCAACTGCGGGCGCACCCGGCCAGCTCCGCTGCCCAGGTTGTTGGGGCGAACGCCGCTGCCCGGACCCTGGGACACAAGGGATCTAGGAAAACCGGCCGCTCCCTGCGGGCCGCGGGGCTCTGGTCTCCAAGCGGCCGCCCTACCGCCCCGGTGCGCCCAGCTGGCCGCTTTCGGGAagcgcgcgggggggggggggtgtctcttTATTTGCAACATGGAGGAAAGCGCTGCTTCAGCCCAGCCCGTCACCCACGCACCCACACGCACCGTGTTGTCAGCCGGGTTGCTCACCTGAGTCCTAAAAGATGTTGAATCCACATGGTCACGTTTCGGGGAGCAGAGCCTCAGACCTTGCTCGCCCCGGCCATCTGCGCGGCGCCCGCGCCCGCTCGCTTCAGTCGCGGTCCCGTGGCGCCGGTCTCCGGCTCTCGGTCCGCCGCCGCCCGCCGGCCGCGGGGAGCACAGCGAGTCAGAGCGCGGCCGCGCGGGGCTCCATGCCGGCCGGCGCGCCGCCGCCGTTGGGGCGCATGGCTCAAGCGGGCCGGCCCGCGGGGACGCACATCCTCTGGCCGGGGCGCGGGGCTGTGGCCCCCTCCAGGGGCTACACAGCGAAGGTGGCGGCGAGGCGGGGCGCGTTCCGGTGCTGTAGCTGCGAAGCGAGAGTCTGAAAAGGCGCGGCTTCGCCCTCCCGGGCGGCGGGGAAGAGGCCGGCGGCCCCGCCACGAGCGGTACGAGTCTCGCGGTGCGCGGCTTTGCCTCCAGCCGGAGCCCGGCGCCGAAGAGTCGGCGTTGACCGCTGATTTGGACGACTGTCACTCCGGCGGACGAGAGTCCGCTCACTCGCCTCAGGGTCAGGGGGCTCGGTCCAGGGCTCCGCCGCCCACCGGCGCTGCTCAAGTTGCCCGGGAGCTCCGTCTGAGCGCTCGCTCTGCAGACGGCCGCGGCCCGGAGGCTGGCAAGAGGCGGGCAAGGGAGGCGCGCGGAGCGAGGGCGCCGTGGAGCGCGGGGCGTGGGGACGCGCGGCGGCGGCGCCGCGAGGAGGAGGCGCGCGGGGATCCCGGGGCCCCGCCGCCCGCGCCCACCGCGCCCTCCGCAGAGCCGCCAGCGCCGCTCGGCCGCCTCCCTCGCGCGTCTGCCTCTCCGCGCGCTCGCCCCCGCCTCCTCGAGCCGGTCCCAACTCAGCCCACCCGGCCGGGCTCACGTCACCCGCCTTACCCGCCCCTCGAACAGGAGGCCGAGCCCCTGGCCGGCCCCGGCTCTAGTTCACCACCACGCCTCGCTGTAGCGCTGCTCGCCGCGGGGGTCTGTGCCCAGCCTGGGCGACTCTGCCGGGGGGCCTGGGTCTCCCCCGTTCCCATTCCTGGCCTTGTCCCGGTCCCCACCTTGGAAAGGCTCGAGAGAGGCCGCAGGCTCCGATTGGACCGCTGGCGACGCCGGATGGTGTTGCCACGGTAACCGGATGGCATGCGAAGCAGTTACAGTTCCGACCCGGTTAGGAGTACGCCCAGTGGACTCAGAGCGCTGATTTGGGGAGGAGGCGTCCTCGAGGGAGGACTGACGCGTGGAGCGGGGAGCGGGGGCTGTGCGAAAAGTTTCCTTCCGCGGGAGCTGACCGAGCGAGCGCTGCGCAGAAGGCTGCCGAGGAGGCTGGGTTGGGTCCTGCTAGCGATTCGTTCTAGGGCTGCGTGTGCCGCCGACTCGCTGAGTTCCTGGTTGGAGCTTTAGTGTTTCTGACCCGATTATCCAACAGTCCCTGGGCAGCCCTCCTGGCTCTCCAGCAGCTGCTGCCTGGCCAGGCCCCAACTCTGGAGCCACCAAGAGTTCCAGGGAACCTGGGCCTCCTCGACTCTCCACCagttccttccccaccccagggctTCCTTGGTGTCTACCCCAGGGAGCTGTATCTGCAAGAGTGTGAGTAGAGGCTGACAGCTTCTGAGGGTCCCTTCTGTCAGAGATAACCGTCCATTGAAGGCCGGATCTGCCAGCTCCTCGAACTGTTTGGACAGAGCCTACTTCCAACTCTCCATGTTGCTGGGGGAAATACAAAATCAGGAATCTCAGAAATCAAGGCTGAGCACGGAAACATGCAGTAGAGGAGAAGCCAGACCAGGACCACAAGGAGAGTCTAGCTAGGGCCTCCCCCTGCGCTCCCGCACACAGGAGGGATCGGTCAGCACAGCCTGCTTTGCAGGTGAGGCCTCCCTGGGAGGGGCAGCCAGTGGGCAGGCAGAGCCAGGCCAGCTGGGCTGGGACTTGTCATATCCCAGGAGGCCTCTCACCCAGAGGCTTCCAGCCTGCATCCAGCCGGAAGGAGGGACCCACCTGCTGCCCTACCAAGATTTCTAGGAAGTGGCGGGTGACATTGAAGCATGCTGGGAGGAGCCTGGACATGGGTAGACCAGGTGCACATTTACTGACTGGAGTCCTGGGTCCATTATCTTCACCTCCCAGACCCTCAGTCTCCCCGTCTGTAAGATGGTTTCCTATTTCCTTCGACATAGGGATTTTTGCAAGGACTGAAGGAGTTGACCTCCCACACAGTGTGACTGTTATGGTCTGTGTGCCAGTCACCCCAGACAGACAGCGGTGAGTCAGCACTTTGTGTGCCCAGATCTCCCGGGTCTTCTTCCCCCAGAACCCTCATCTGAAGGGATTCTATTAAGCGGCCAGGGAGACAAGGAGGTCCTGCCAAGAACAAGCTGGACCCAGGGGCACCAGCAGAGGCTCAGTGCCCGCACTGCTGCCACCTAGCGGTGGCAGAAGCCGGGTGCTGCACTGACAGGCCTTTTCTGCAGCTGGAATATAATATGGTCCCGGAAGAGCGGGGCTTGACAGTCTGGGGCCAGCTGGGCTGGGAGAGGGCAGGCTTGACTGGGTCTGTGCT
Protein-coding regions in this window:
- the LOC144368998 gene encoding uncharacterized protein LOC144368998 isoform X2; this encodes MVTFRGAEPQTLLAPAICAAPAPARFSRGPVAPVSGSRSAAARRPRGAQRVRARPRGAPCRPARRRRWGAWLKRAGPRGRTSSGRGAGLWPPPGATQRRWRRGGARSGAVAAKRESEKARLRPPGRRGRGRRPRHERYESRGARLCLQPEPGAEESALTADLDDCHSGGRESAHSPQGQGARSRAPPPTGAAQVARELRLSARSADGRGPEAGKRRAREARGARAPWSAGRGDARRRRREEEARGDPGAPPPAPTAPSAEPPAPLGRLPRASASPRARPRLLEPVPTQPTRPGSRHPPYPPLEQEAEPLAGPGSSSPPRLAVALLAAGVCAQPGRLCRGAWVSPVPIPGLVPVPTLERLERGRRLRLDRWRRRMVLPR